The Cygnus atratus isolate AKBS03 ecotype Queensland, Australia chromosome 34, CAtr_DNAZoo_HiC_assembly, whole genome shotgun sequence sequence GTGCCAGGCCATTAAATACACACAGTCCAGTAAACccgattgtccctttcctccctgcctccccctggctggaAGCAGGACCCCTCTAGTCCTGCTCATAGTATTCATTACTGTGTCTGGTGGATGGCCCACTGGAAACACATCCCACCATAGCACTGTCATCCCACAGGACAGGGGAGAGGGAGCTGACAGCCAAGGGATGCAATTCGGTGCAGGAGGTGGGGCTCAGCAGAGACAAACAGTCAaggcagtggggtgggggaggccAGGAGAAGCATCTCAATCAGTGGTGCTGCTTGTGAGGACACGTTTGTGCCAGCAGCCTgagtgggcagcagctgtgcgCAGGCGAGGGGAGGCCAGGAAGCGCAAGCCAAGAGcgctcctgccagcagagacaAGGCCGGGGCCAAGGGCAGGGGAAGAGGCAGGCCCAGGGCAAGGGGCTGCAAGGGCCATGCTGagctccctgtccctgcagcagctgcactggCCCTCAGTAGATGTGCTGGCCGGCACGCACGGGGAGGTCCTGGTGTGcatcagagagcagcaaggagggtgcTGGAGAGGGCCGGGGCGAGGTGGGTGGCAGAGCCCcatgcaggggctggctgggggtcccctctgctgcagccaccacACGGAgtgtggcaggaggagggcaggcagggcttgTGGCCGCCTTGCTGCGGATGAGCCCTGAGCTGGGAGGCAaagcttttcctgctctgcaggccGAACAGCTCCTGCTTCGCCCCACACCCCGTGGCTTTGCCCTCTCCCTGCACACCACAGGGCAGAGCCTGGTCCTGGGCTCTTCCTGACATCCCTGCAGGTCCTGGCAGTCTGTGGTGAGGTGCCCCTCAGCCTTCCCTCCTGTGCTGCCAGGGCGCACAGCTGCCTTATTCCCAGCTCACTGCCCACCAAGAACATCCGACAGGGCTGCTTCCCAAGCTGGGCCTTGCCCAGGGTCAgtcccctgcaggagcagaaacTGGCCCTTGTCCTGGTGGCGTTTCATGGCCTTCCTCTCAGTATATTCTCTTCTCATCCTTGAACTCTTTTGCTGAATACAGAGGTCTAGGAGAACTTTTTGGTACAGActaatacagagaaaacattgaGTCCCTCAACCCCATCTCTGTCTTCTGCTATGAAGTGGCTACGGGACATGGGTTCACTATCAGATCTTTTCCTCTGACAATCTCAGcagtgcccagtgacaggacaagacaTGGGAATTCCACACAGGAAAACACTTTTACTGTGAGCAATACCAAGCACTGGATCATGTTTCCCCAGAAGTGGGCAAGTCCCCATCACTGGAGATACCCAAAGCCCAACTGGAAATGGGCCTGGGCTGCCTTGTTTATGTGTCCATGCTTGGCTAGTGGGGAAGGGCTAGATGGGCTTTGCAGGTACCCTCCAGTCTCAATAAATCTGTCACTCTGCAGTGCCTGGCAGTGTTTCTGAGAACTTCTCTGCAGTATCTCCAAACTGGCTGGACACCAGGTGCTCATGGGCCAGAGGATCTTTTGAGGATGAACTCATTCATGATGTAACCCTGAGGACAACGTGGAGCAGGGATTACAAATGTCAGCAATACCTCAACCCACAGCAGTGTTTCCTCCCCCTACCTCCCTCTACTGacccttctttccttcaggattagagtcagaagggacctctggaggtttcCAGTGCCAAgatctgctctgagcagggagaaCTTTCACATCAGATCAGGCTGCTTCCTCAATGCTTCCTCCACCTCACTTTTGAAAGCCATACTTCTAGGGGCGCTAGCTGGAAGGCCAGTTCTGATTCAGTGGTGCTACAAGACAACAGTATGGAAGAGAGGGGTGACCAGCACCAAAACGACcatgttctgctgctgccagtgtTCATGGGTCCAAGAAAGTGGCGACCCTAACTCaaaggctgcagggagggagtgCCTGCCAGGGCAGAAAAAGGCAGCCCCAAAGGACACCAGGGCTCTTCCACCACGTTGCAGCAGGGATCTTCATCCCACAACCACTGCTGTACCTGAGAAGAATTTAAGAGAAATGAGATCCACAGAAATAGACTACCTGCTGATTCCTTTATTTAGTTAGTTACAAAGAGCTTAGCAGCACCTCTACATGAGGCCTTTGGGTTAGAAGAAAAGGTAGAAGAagttagaggaagaaaaatatcttaattttataaaataaaattataaaaaaatatttaacatattggaataaaattgaaaaggatgaacaatttttgaaatatatgaacaaagatgtttctgctttatCCAGGTATATTTCAGGGAATAACATGCAGAAGATGGGTTCCTCACTGAAATAATGCATATTGCAATAACATCCTCAGTGCCTCCTTGAGCTCCTTATTCCTCATACTGTAGATGAtggggttcactgctggaggcaccaccgagTACAGAAATGACACCACCAGATTTAGAGCTGGGAAGGAGATGTAAGGGGGCTTCAGATAGGCAAACATGGCAGTACTGAGATACAGGGAgaccacggccaggtgagggaggcacgtggaaaaggctttgtgccggccctgctcagagggcatcctcagcacggccctgaagatctgcacataggacaaCACAATGAAACCAAAACAACCAACACCTAAACAGGCACTAACCAGAAGAGccccaacttccctgaggtaggcatttgagcaggagagcttgaggatttgggggatttcacagaagaactggtccacagcattgccttggcagaggggcagggaaaatgtattggccgtgtgcaggacagcattgagaaagccactgccccaggcagctgctgccatctgggcacaagctctgctgcccaggaggctcccgtagtgcaggggcttgcagatggcaacatAGCGGTCATAGGCCATGACGGTGAGAAGGGAATACTCTGCTCCAACCAAGAGGAATAGAAAgaagacctgtgcagcacatcctgcataggagatggccctggtgtcccagagggaattggccatggctttggggagagtagtggagatgcagcccaggtcgaggagggcgaggttgaggaggaagaagtacatgggggtgtggaggcggtggtcgcaggctacggcggtgaggatgaggccgttgcccaggagggcagccaggtagatgcccaggaagagcgcgaagtgcaggagctgcagctcccgcgtgtctgcgaatgccagcaggaggaactcgctcacagagctgctgttgggcatttGCTGGTGTGGTTCATGGGGTCTTGCCCAAGGAGGAAAAACGCAGtaagaaaatacaacagaattATCTGACAAGGAGTAATTCATGCACACATATGGAGGTCCCCTTCATGAGTTCTGTCCAGTTCTGCCTGCGGGTGTCCCTGGGAGCAGAGGACACTGCTTTGGTAATGCAGGAGGTAATCCTGCTCTACAGCAACAGATAAAGACGGACAAAGGGTAATGCCAGATTCAGTTCATTCCTGATATGTGATTATCCACATTTTTGCTCCCAATTCACCTGAAAGGAAGCAGGGCcgcaggcttttcttttttgtatattttccttcctgctgcactCCAGGTGAAACCTGGATCTTCAGAGAAAGGGACGCTCCCTTTAGTTCAGAATATCCTTCAGAGGGGAATGCCAGTCTGTCCATCAAGGCTGGTCTCTTCTGCTGGCATCTCTTTCAGCTGTATGACAATGACATTCACATCCTCACCTGAAAAGAACCAGGacactgctgagagcagaggaatcCAGGCTCAAAGTGCAtatctccagacccctcaccctgtccccgtactccccttcccccaagcaCAACGGGGGCTCACTCCATGGGCATGTGaaacccccatccccagccagcctgagaacaagaacagcagcagcatggacaggtggagaagccaggaggaatgccagcatgctgctgccagaggaggCAAGGCCAGGGAGGGATAGACGGACACTCAGCAGACCCTCCTCTGctacagctctgcctgcagagaagGCAGCTCATGCTCATTGCAAATGCTGTGTGCTCTGCTTTGGCCTGCAGACACCTCCCAAAGACAGGGGGTATCAGGGGGTTTGTAGCTCCTAAAAATCAGCTAGGATAAAACCTAGCTGGGTAAAAGGATGAAAATATGATGTTGGTGCAGTCCGTGAGACGAGGGAAGGTACTTTACAAATTTCATCACTGACATTCTGATTTCTCAGTGCAATGCTCCAGGAGTCTCAGTCTCCTGTACAATACTGACAGTCCATTACCATGAAATCTGGCTTCCCTCCACTGCAGGAATCTGAAagcacagactgcagaaaaagcCTTACCCT is a genomic window containing:
- the LOC118260994 gene encoding olfactory receptor 14C36-like, yielding MPNSSSVSEFLLLAFADTRELQLLHFALFLGIYLAALLGNGLILTAVACDHRLHTPMYFFLLNLALLDLGCISTTLPKAMANSLWDTRAISYAGCAAQVFFLFLLVGAEYSLLTVMAYDRYVAICKPLHYGSLLGSRACAQMAAAAWGSGFLNAVLHTANTFSLPLCQGNAVDQFFCEIPQILKLSCSNAYLREVGALLVSACLGVGCFGFIVLSYVQIFRAVLRMPSEQGRHKAFSTCLPHLAVVSLYLSTAMFAYLKPPYISFPALNLVVSFLYSVVPPAVNPIIYSMRNKELKEALRMLLQYALFQ